In a single window of the Papaver somniferum cultivar HN1 chromosome 8, ASM357369v1, whole genome shotgun sequence genome:
- the LOC113302536 gene encoding protein CYCLOPS-like isoform X1, whose amino-acid sequence MSTELAALVSQQHGNTDILFPQTLSIVDELSSNQEELPFRNVEEKGTQASNMCLAKAWFQSSQPMTRSRSSELRRRYTAMQNCQSSNGIEATHSTAPEHGFSRMRPQYATTGSFSDVHEIPSQPRTFMSPSNSTTSSFSNAPILPVDAVSFVVSMLKGTLERKKLINQMEKETIESSQFRSHRSQEVSRNPSFDQGQMVHHIHEPQPTYEGISGAEVKRPDKLQTFEGAIDIDLDGFVAPLNQIQMGYVCQEPSQSESSAAAPGLSTGFEVCDGPISGQTPSGCESLMKQVANGSLENGSIAKDFRERIHENNSRDDRKTQHKGSLVRMGSVTSGGTVDKADPSKKRRVERSRKMAETKERNQSPVTPSDMQSILKRCEIFEKEVRSLKLNLSFMNRKDSEQTKQIEDLQKQNEDLADEKERLLEEIERIISGSGIM is encoded by the exons ATGTCCACTGAACTTGCTGCTCTGGTAAGTCAGCAACATGGGAACACCGATATTTTGTTCCCTCAAACCTTGTCGATAGTCGATGAACTCTCAAGTAACCAAGAAGAACTCCCATTCAG GAATGTTGAGGAAAAAGGAACACAAGCAAGTAACATGTGTTTAGCCAAG GCCTGGTTTCAGAGTTCCCAACCCATGACAAGAAGCCGGTCTTCTGAACTAAG AAGAAGGTATACAGCCATGCAAAATTGTCAATCATCAAATGGAATTGAAGCGACACATAGTACCGCCCCAGAACATGGATTCAGTAGAATGAGACCGCAATATGCAACCACAGGTAGTTTCAGTGACGTACATGAAATTCCTAGCCAACCAAGAACGTTCATGTCTCCCTCCAATTCAACGACATCTTCTTTCAGCAACGCTCCTATACTTCCTGTAGATGCAGTTTCTTTTGTGGTGAGCATGTTGAAGGGTACCCTAGAAAGGAAGAAACTTATTAACCAGATGGAAAAAGAAACAATTGAAAGTAGTCAATTTAGGAGTCATCGTTCTCAAGAAGTTAGTCGAAATCCGAGTTTCGACCAAGGGCAAATGGTTCATCATATACATGAGCCGCAACCAACTTATGAAGGAATATCTGGTGCTGAAGTGAAGCGCCCTGATAAGCTGCAAACATTCGAAGGAGCAATAGACATAGATTTAGACGGTTTTGTTGCCCCGCTAAATCAAATTCAAATGGGCTATGTTTGTCAAGAACCTTCTCAAAGTGAATCATCTGCTGCTGCACCTGGGCTTTCAACTGGTTTTGAAGTCTGTGATGGTCCTATTTCAGGTCAAACACCATCCGGTTGCGAGAGTCTGATGAAACAAGTTGCCAATGGAAGTCTGGAAAACGGTTCAATAGCTAAAG ATTTTAGAGAGAGGATACATGAAAACAACTCTAGAGATGATCGCAAG ACTCAGCACAAAGGAAGCCTAGTTCGGATGGGATCCGTAACCTCTGGAGGAACAG TGGACAAGGCGGATCCTTCAAAGAAGCGGAGGGTGGAGCGCTCACGCAA GATGGCAGAGACTAAGGAAAGGAATCAGTCACCAGTAACTCCATCAGATATGCAATCGATTCTGAAACGTTGTGAAATTTTTGAGAAAGAAGTTCGATCACTCAAGCTTAACTTGTCATTCATGAATAG GAAGGATTCTGAGCAGACTAAACAAATAGAAGATCTTCAAAAACAGAATGAAGATTTGGCAGATGAAAAAGAACGCTTATTAGAGGAAATCGAGAGAATCATCTCAGGATCTGGTATAATGTGA
- the LOC113302536 gene encoding protein CYCLOPS-like isoform X2: MSTELAALVSQQHGNTDILFPQTLSIVDELSSNQEELPFRNVEEKGTQASNMCLAKAWFQSSQPMTRSRSSELRRYTAMQNCQSSNGIEATHSTAPEHGFSRMRPQYATTGSFSDVHEIPSQPRTFMSPSNSTTSSFSNAPILPVDAVSFVVSMLKGTLERKKLINQMEKETIESSQFRSHRSQEVSRNPSFDQGQMVHHIHEPQPTYEGISGAEVKRPDKLQTFEGAIDIDLDGFVAPLNQIQMGYVCQEPSQSESSAAAPGLSTGFEVCDGPISGQTPSGCESLMKQVANGSLENGSIAKDFRERIHENNSRDDRKTQHKGSLVRMGSVTSGGTVDKADPSKKRRVERSRKMAETKERNQSPVTPSDMQSILKRCEIFEKEVRSLKLNLSFMNRKDSEQTKQIEDLQKQNEDLADEKERLLEEIERIISGSGIM, from the exons ATGTCCACTGAACTTGCTGCTCTGGTAAGTCAGCAACATGGGAACACCGATATTTTGTTCCCTCAAACCTTGTCGATAGTCGATGAACTCTCAAGTAACCAAGAAGAACTCCCATTCAG GAATGTTGAGGAAAAAGGAACACAAGCAAGTAACATGTGTTTAGCCAAG GCCTGGTTTCAGAGTTCCCAACCCATGACAAGAAGCCGGTCTTCTGAACTAAG AAGGTATACAGCCATGCAAAATTGTCAATCATCAAATGGAATTGAAGCGACACATAGTACCGCCCCAGAACATGGATTCAGTAGAATGAGACCGCAATATGCAACCACAGGTAGTTTCAGTGACGTACATGAAATTCCTAGCCAACCAAGAACGTTCATGTCTCCCTCCAATTCAACGACATCTTCTTTCAGCAACGCTCCTATACTTCCTGTAGATGCAGTTTCTTTTGTGGTGAGCATGTTGAAGGGTACCCTAGAAAGGAAGAAACTTATTAACCAGATGGAAAAAGAAACAATTGAAAGTAGTCAATTTAGGAGTCATCGTTCTCAAGAAGTTAGTCGAAATCCGAGTTTCGACCAAGGGCAAATGGTTCATCATATACATGAGCCGCAACCAACTTATGAAGGAATATCTGGTGCTGAAGTGAAGCGCCCTGATAAGCTGCAAACATTCGAAGGAGCAATAGACATAGATTTAGACGGTTTTGTTGCCCCGCTAAATCAAATTCAAATGGGCTATGTTTGTCAAGAACCTTCTCAAAGTGAATCATCTGCTGCTGCACCTGGGCTTTCAACTGGTTTTGAAGTCTGTGATGGTCCTATTTCAGGTCAAACACCATCCGGTTGCGAGAGTCTGATGAAACAAGTTGCCAATGGAAGTCTGGAAAACGGTTCAATAGCTAAAG ATTTTAGAGAGAGGATACATGAAAACAACTCTAGAGATGATCGCAAG ACTCAGCACAAAGGAAGCCTAGTTCGGATGGGATCCGTAACCTCTGGAGGAACAG TGGACAAGGCGGATCCTTCAAAGAAGCGGAGGGTGGAGCGCTCACGCAA GATGGCAGAGACTAAGGAAAGGAATCAGTCACCAGTAACTCCATCAGATATGCAATCGATTCTGAAACGTTGTGAAATTTTTGAGAAAGAAGTTCGATCACTCAAGCTTAACTTGTCATTCATGAATAG GAAGGATTCTGAGCAGACTAAACAAATAGAAGATCTTCAAAAACAGAATGAAGATTTGGCAGATGAAAAAGAACGCTTATTAGAGGAAATCGAGAGAATCATCTCAGGATCTGGTATAATGTGA
- the LOC113302536 gene encoding protein CYCLOPS-like isoform X3: MSTELAALVSQQHGNTDILFPQTLSIVDELSSNQEELPFRNVEEKGTQASNMCLAKAWFQSSQPMTRSRSSELRRRYTAMQNCQSSNGIEATHSTAPEHGFSRMRPQYATTGSFSDVHEIPSQPRTFMSPSNSTTSSFSNAPILPVDAVSFVVSMLKGTLERKKLINQMEKETIESSQFRSHRSQEVSRNPSFDQGQMVHHIHEPQPTYEGISGAEVKRPDKLQTFEGAIDIDLDGFVAPLNQIQMGYVCQEPSQSESSAAAPGLSTGFEVCDGPISGQTPSGCESLMKQVANGSLENGSIAKDFRERIHENNSRDDRKHKGSLVRMGSVTSGGTVDKADPSKKRRVERSRKMAETKERNQSPVTPSDMQSILKRCEIFEKEVRSLKLNLSFMNRKDSEQTKQIEDLQKQNEDLADEKERLLEEIERIISGSGIM; encoded by the exons ATGTCCACTGAACTTGCTGCTCTGGTAAGTCAGCAACATGGGAACACCGATATTTTGTTCCCTCAAACCTTGTCGATAGTCGATGAACTCTCAAGTAACCAAGAAGAACTCCCATTCAG GAATGTTGAGGAAAAAGGAACACAAGCAAGTAACATGTGTTTAGCCAAG GCCTGGTTTCAGAGTTCCCAACCCATGACAAGAAGCCGGTCTTCTGAACTAAG AAGAAGGTATACAGCCATGCAAAATTGTCAATCATCAAATGGAATTGAAGCGACACATAGTACCGCCCCAGAACATGGATTCAGTAGAATGAGACCGCAATATGCAACCACAGGTAGTTTCAGTGACGTACATGAAATTCCTAGCCAACCAAGAACGTTCATGTCTCCCTCCAATTCAACGACATCTTCTTTCAGCAACGCTCCTATACTTCCTGTAGATGCAGTTTCTTTTGTGGTGAGCATGTTGAAGGGTACCCTAGAAAGGAAGAAACTTATTAACCAGATGGAAAAAGAAACAATTGAAAGTAGTCAATTTAGGAGTCATCGTTCTCAAGAAGTTAGTCGAAATCCGAGTTTCGACCAAGGGCAAATGGTTCATCATATACATGAGCCGCAACCAACTTATGAAGGAATATCTGGTGCTGAAGTGAAGCGCCCTGATAAGCTGCAAACATTCGAAGGAGCAATAGACATAGATTTAGACGGTTTTGTTGCCCCGCTAAATCAAATTCAAATGGGCTATGTTTGTCAAGAACCTTCTCAAAGTGAATCATCTGCTGCTGCACCTGGGCTTTCAACTGGTTTTGAAGTCTGTGATGGTCCTATTTCAGGTCAAACACCATCCGGTTGCGAGAGTCTGATGAAACAAGTTGCCAATGGAAGTCTGGAAAACGGTTCAATAGCTAAAG ATTTTAGAGAGAGGATACATGAAAACAACTCTAGAGATGATCGCAAG CACAAAGGAAGCCTAGTTCGGATGGGATCCGTAACCTCTGGAGGAACAG TGGACAAGGCGGATCCTTCAAAGAAGCGGAGGGTGGAGCGCTCACGCAA GATGGCAGAGACTAAGGAAAGGAATCAGTCACCAGTAACTCCATCAGATATGCAATCGATTCTGAAACGTTGTGAAATTTTTGAGAAAGAAGTTCGATCACTCAAGCTTAACTTGTCATTCATGAATAG GAAGGATTCTGAGCAGACTAAACAAATAGAAGATCTTCAAAAACAGAATGAAGATTTGGCAGATGAAAAAGAACGCTTATTAGAGGAAATCGAGAGAATCATCTCAGGATCTGGTATAATGTGA